One Podarcis muralis chromosome Z, rPodMur119.hap1.1, whole genome shotgun sequence DNA segment encodes these proteins:
- the GJB1 gene encoding gap junction beta-1 protein yields MKWEGFYALVIGVNRHSTAIGRIWLSVVFIFRIMVLVVAAESVWGDEQSSFTCNTQQPGCKNVCYDYYFPISHIRLWALQLILVTTPALLVAMHVAYQQHQEKKLLVMTGHGDPKHLEEVKKHKMRISGSLWWTYICSVIFRIVFEGTFMYIFYMIYPGYQMIRLVKCDVYPCPNTVDCFISRPTEKTVFTVFMLATSGICIILNLTEVVFLLVRACARRASKSHNPSSKKGSFLGHKLSEYKQNEINQLLTEQDGSLKDILRRNSGIQEKSDRCSAC; encoded by the coding sequence ATGAAGTGGGAAGGCTTCTATGCCCTGGTGATCGGTGTAAACCGCCACTCCACCGCCATTGGCCGCATCTGGCTCTCTGTGGTGTTCATCTTCCGCATCATGGTGCTGGTCGTGGCCGCGGAGAGCGTCTGGGGGGATGAGCAGTCGTCCTTCACCTGCAACACGCAGCAGCCTGGCTGCAAGAACGTCTGCTACGACTACTACTTCCCCATCTCCCACATCCGCCTGTGGGCCCTACAGCTCATCCTGGTGACCACGCCGGCCTTGCTGGTGGCCATGCACGTGGCATACCAGCAGCATCAGGAGAAGAAGCTCTTGGTCATGACGGGCCACGGAGACCCCAAGCACCTGGAGGAGGTGAAGAAGCACAAGATGCGCATCTCAGGGTCCCTGTGGTGGACGTACATCTGCAGCGTGATCTTCCGCATCGTCTTTGAAGGCACCTTCATGTACATCTTCTACATGATCTACCCAGGGTACCAGATGATCCGCCTGGTCAAGTGCGACGTGTACCCCTGCCCCAACACGGTCGACTGCTTCATCTCGCGCCCTACCGAAAAGACCGTCTTCACCGTCTTCATGCTGGCCACCTCGGGCATCTGCATCATCCTCAACCTGACGGAGGTGGTGTTCCTGCTGGTGAGGGCCTGCGCCCGCCGCGCATCCAAGAGCCACAACCCTTCGTCGAAGAAGGGCTCCTTCCTGGGCCACAAGCTCTCTGAGTACAAGCAGAACGAAATCAACCAGCTGCTGACGGAGCAGGACGGCTCCCTCAAAGACATTCTCCGGCGGAACTCAGGGATACAAGAGAAGAGTGACCGATGCTCAGCCTGCTAA